The proteins below are encoded in one region of Deferribacter autotrophicus:
- a CDS encoding AAA family ATPase, whose translation MFQETRALNSFLKYLDNFEEIFIATTNRINLLDTLLILRLNLKV comes from the coding sequence ATTTTTCAAGAGACTAGGGCATTAAATTCTTTTTTAAAATATCTGGACAATTTCGAAGAAATTTTCATAGCCACAACCAACAGAATAAATTTACTGGACACATTATTAATCCTCCGCTTAAATCTCAAAGTATAA
- the mnmH gene encoding tRNA 2-selenouridine(34) synthase MnmH yields MLYIEEVILEDVLNKGLSNFNLIDVRSPSEFLEDHLPNAVNIPILDDEERAIIGTIYKKEGAHTAKFKGIEIVSPKLPTLMNQVKDIVTKNNKNTIMYCWRGGDRSEAMVAFSKLSGLNVSKLKGGYKTFRKFVFNFFEYQLGSSYKPKTIVIYGPTGSAKTTILRTLKSEDFPIIDLEGGAAHKGSSFGFIGEPEFPHITQKYFETKIWKDFYDSNYNNFVILEGESKKIGKVTIPNSLFNMMNTGISILVNPSIDFRVKYTLDNYLPYSDENSISIALSKIKKYLGQQKVSELFEYYKQKRYSDFVYNLLVNYYDPLYKKSLPAKIDYIITYESIEEGLKNVKEIYSTICGSCSTSSI; encoded by the coding sequence ATGCTATATATTGAGGAAGTTATACTTGAAGATGTCTTAAATAAGGGGCTATCAAATTTTAATCTTATTGATGTAAGATCACCTTCAGAATTTTTAGAAGACCACCTTCCTAATGCAGTCAATATCCCTATACTTGATGATGAAGAAAGGGCAATAATTGGTACTATTTACAAGAAAGAAGGAGCCCATACAGCAAAATTTAAGGGGATCGAAATTGTAAGCCCAAAACTACCTACCCTGATGAATCAAGTAAAAGATATAGTTACCAAGAATAACAAAAACACAATCATGTATTGCTGGCGCGGTGGAGATAGAAGCGAAGCTATGGTAGCCTTTTCAAAGCTTTCAGGCTTAAACGTAAGTAAACTAAAAGGTGGTTATAAGACTTTTAGGAAGTTTGTTTTTAACTTTTTTGAATATCAACTTGGTTCATCATACAAACCAAAAACCATAGTAATCTATGGTCCCACAGGTTCAGCAAAAACTACTATTTTAAGAACATTAAAATCAGAAGATTTCCCCATCATAGACCTTGAAGGTGGGGCTGCCCATAAAGGCTCATCATTTGGTTTTATAGGAGAACCAGAATTTCCTCATATTACGCAAAAATATTTTGAAACAAAAATATGGAAAGATTTTTATGACTCAAATTACAATAATTTTGTTATACTTGAGGGAGAAAGTAAAAAAATCGGCAAAGTCACAATACCAAATTCTTTATTTAACATGATGAATACAGGAATAAGCATTCTTGTAAATCCCAGTATCGATTTTAGAGTAAAATACACCCTTGATAATTATCTCCCATACTCTGACGAAAATTCAATATCCATAGCTCTTTCTAAAATTAAAAAATACCTAGGTCAGCAAAAAGTAAGTGAGCTTTTTGAATATTATAAACAAAAGCGATACTCTGACTTTGTCTACAATCTCCTTGTGAATTACTATGACCCTCTTTATAAAAAATCTTTGCCTGCTAAAATTGACTATATAATTACCTATGAAAGTATTGAAGAAGGACTTAAAAATGTCAAAGAAATATACAGTACTATTTGTGGTAGCTGCTCTACTTCTTCTATTTAA
- a CDS encoding septal ring lytic transglycosylase RlpA family protein, protein MSKKYTVLFVVAALLLLFNGCAKKHRPPRYNAKGVYYGKPYIIRGKIYYPYTKVKDFEQVGIASWYGIEEHGKLTASGERFNMYSLTAAHKLLPLGSIVHVKNLENGKEVTVRINDRGPFVSGRIIDLSYAAAKKIGIVGKGTAKVKITLLSESPDFYQVKGKRIDFDKGDFAIQIGSFKSYENALRLKNKFKNAKILTAYIRGVKFYRVWLTGFNSLDKANKYLAKIRYKYHGAFITSLK, encoded by the coding sequence ATGTCAAAGAAATATACAGTACTATTTGTGGTAGCTGCTCTACTTCTTCTATTTAACGGTTGTGCAAAAAAACACCGCCCTCCACGCTATAACGCAAAAGGAGTTTATTACGGTAAGCCATATATAATACGGGGAAAAATCTACTATCCATATACCAAAGTTAAAGATTTTGAACAGGTGGGGATAGCCTCATGGTATGGTATAGAAGAACATGGCAAACTTACTGCAAGTGGTGAAAGATTTAATATGTATAGTTTAACAGCAGCTCACAAGTTACTCCCTTTAGGGAGCATTGTTCATGTGAAAAACCTTGAAAATGGCAAAGAAGTAACCGTAAGAATCAATGACAGAGGACCATTCGTCTCTGGAAGAATCATAGATTTGTCATATGCAGCAGCTAAAAAGATAGGCATTGTAGGAAAAGGAACAGCAAAAGTAAAAATTACTTTACTGTCAGAAAGTCCTGATTTTTATCAAGTTAAAGGGAAAAGAATAGACTTTGATAAAGGTGATTTTGCAATACAGATTGGTTCATTCAAAAGTTATGAGAATGCTTTAAGATTAAAAAATAAGTTCAAAAATGCAAAAATTCTCACAGCTTATATTAGAGGTGTAAAATTCTACAGAGTATGGCTTACTGGTTTTAATTCTCTAGATAAAGCCAACAAGTATTTAGCTAAAATCAGGTACAAATACCACGGGGCTTTTATCACCTCACTGAAATAA
- a CDS encoding acyl-CoA synthetase — MAHNMENYDETVKNFKLDVPVYYNFGFDVIDKWAEDRSKLALIWVDTDGDTHQKYTFFDLKKMSNQFANVLISKGFKKGDKLYVMVPRIPDWYSIMLGCFKVGVIPMPAPKILQPKDIKYRIDAAEAKGAIVHIESIEKFDELELPSLTEKIVVGGKYEGWDSFEELMAKASYKLSREDVEPTKSTDPMIIYFTSGTTKFPKMVMHEHSYALAHLITAKFWQDLTPKDLHWTLSDTGWGKAVWGKMFGQWIIGTTVLMHNAADKFDPEKHLYIMEKYGVTTFCAPPTAYRMLILQDLKKYDFSALRHSISAGEPLNPEVIRIWKEHTGTTIYDGYGQTETVNTIANFPCLKIKPGSMGKPTPGFHVDVVDDDGNPLPTGEVGHIAIKVKPNHPIGVFKGYYKNEEATKEAFRGDWYFTGDKAYKDEDGYFWFVGRADDVIKASGYRIGPFEVESALQSHPAVAESAVVGSPDKIRGTIVKAFIVLKPGVEPSDDLIKELQEHVKKETAPYKYPREIEFVKELPKTVSGKIRRVELRKMEEEKKLGKN; from the coding sequence ATGGCACACAATATGGAAAACTATGATGAAACGGTAAAGAATTTCAAATTGGATGTTCCAGTTTACTATAATTTTGGTTTTGATGTTATAGACAAATGGGCAGAGGATAGAAGTAAACTTGCGTTAATATGGGTAGATACAGACGGAGATACTCATCAAAAATACACCTTCTTTGATTTAAAGAAGATGTCAAATCAGTTTGCAAATGTATTAATTTCGAAAGGATTTAAAAAAGGAGATAAACTTTATGTAATGGTGCCCAGAATACCTGATTGGTATTCTATAATGCTTGGCTGCTTCAAAGTGGGTGTAATACCTATGCCTGCTCCAAAAATCCTGCAACCAAAAGATATTAAATACAGGATCGATGCAGCTGAGGCAAAAGGTGCAATTGTTCATATTGAAAGCATTGAAAAGTTTGATGAACTAGAACTTCCTTCCCTCACAGAAAAAATAGTTGTTGGTGGAAAATATGAAGGGTGGGATAGTTTTGAAGAACTTATGGCAAAAGCTTCTTACAAATTGTCCCGTGAAGATGTTGAACCTACAAAAAGTACTGATCCAATGATTATATATTTTACAAGTGGAACCACCAAATTTCCAAAAATGGTTATGCATGAACACTCTTATGCTCTCGCCCACCTAATCACCGCAAAATTCTGGCAAGATCTCACACCAAAAGATCTCCACTGGACGTTGAGTGATACTGGTTGGGGTAAAGCAGTTTGGGGTAAAATGTTTGGACAATGGATAATTGGTACTACCGTTTTAATGCACAATGCAGCTGATAAATTTGATCCTGAAAAGCATCTTTATATTATGGAAAAATATGGTGTAACAACCTTCTGTGCACCACCTACTGCCTATAGAATGCTGATCTTACAAGATTTGAAAAAATACGATTTTTCTGCACTCAGACACTCCATCAGTGCAGGCGAACCTTTAAATCCTGAAGTGATTAGAATCTGGAAAGAACATACCGGTACAACAATTTATGATGGTTATGGTCAGACAGAAACGGTTAATACCATTGCCAACTTCCCATGTTTAAAAATAAAACCAGGCTCTATGGGCAAACCTACTCCTGGTTTTCATGTGGATGTAGTAGATGATGATGGCAATCCTTTGCCAACTGGCGAAGTAGGTCATATCGCAATAAAAGTAAAACCTAATCATCCTATTGGAGTATTTAAAGGATACTATAAAAATGAAGAAGCCACAAAAGAAGCCTTTAGAGGTGACTGGTACTTCACCGGAGATAAGGCTTATAAAGATGAAGATGGTTATTTCTGGTTTGTAGGAAGAGCCGATGATGTAATTAAAGCAAGTGGCTACAGGATTGGCCCTTTTGAGGTGGAAAGTGCACTTCAAAGTCACCCAGCTGTAGCAGAAAGTGCTGTAGTGGGCTCACCTGATAAAATACGTGGCACCATTGTAAAGGCTTTTATCGTTTTAAAGCCAGGCGTTGAACCAAGTGATGACTTGATAAAAGAGTTGCAGGAGCATGTTAAAAAGGAAACCGCTCCCTACAAATATCCTCGTGAAATTGAATTTGTAAAAGAGCTTCCAAAAACTGTAAGTGGTAAAATCAGAAGGGTTGAACTCAGAAAAATGGAGGAAGAAAAAAAACTTGGTAAAAATTAA
- a CDS encoding leucyl aminopeptidase family protein, translating to MKIVCRKKTALGSKKEAILIPVFRNIETLKPLTGKKLDEEIKKILDSDFFNFEETEIKSFYLEINKKLKKIYLMSIPKEIEEYREYMKLGNKFAEIVKKDKIYTFSMLAFEDLYSERKDFNYTKSFVEGIYFGLYEFDKYKSDSNDYELEEIEIITNSNKTKKIFDSELPLLDTIFKNIYIVRDLVNTPHSDLYPEKFAQFIKSFETDRLKVTILNYEDLVKEEFNLIVAVGKGGANKPCLVKIEYKGRPESKDNIALVGKGVTFDSGGMNLKPTGHIETMKTDMAGAATVFGIVKTLHDLEEKVNVYCYLPLVENIISNNSYKPGDIIKSKSGKTVEILNTDAEGRLILADALYEATQTDPDVIIDMATLTGACVVALGSYCAGLFSNRRFLAKNILDLSYDLAEDIWELPLFEDYEKRIKGDISDLINIAKKRGEAGSIIAALFLQQFVDNYPWIHLDIAGPAYIEDKHHIFGKGATGFGLRLVYQFIKKYYTQ from the coding sequence ATGAAAATAGTATGTAGGAAAAAAACCGCTCTTGGAAGTAAAAAAGAAGCCATTCTTATCCCAGTATTCAGAAATATTGAAACATTAAAGCCTCTCACTGGTAAAAAACTAGACGAAGAGATAAAAAAGATTTTAGATTCTGACTTTTTCAATTTTGAAGAGACAGAGATTAAAAGTTTTTATCTTGAAATCAATAAAAAGCTAAAAAAAATCTACCTCATGAGTATCCCAAAAGAAATTGAAGAATATAGAGAGTACATGAAACTTGGTAACAAATTTGCAGAGATTGTTAAAAAAGATAAGATATACACCTTTTCTATGCTTGCATTTGAAGACCTTTATAGTGAAAGGAAAGATTTTAACTACACCAAATCATTTGTAGAAGGAATATATTTTGGTCTTTATGAGTTTGATAAATACAAAAGCGATAGCAATGATTATGAACTTGAAGAGATTGAAATAATCACCAATAGCAATAAAACCAAAAAAATCTTCGATAGCGAACTTCCATTATTGGATACTATCTTTAAAAACATTTATATAGTAAGAGACCTTGTAAATACTCCCCATTCAGATCTATATCCCGAAAAGTTTGCACAGTTTATCAAAAGCTTTGAAACTGATAGATTAAAAGTAACAATCCTTAATTATGAAGATTTGGTTAAGGAAGAATTCAATCTGATTGTGGCTGTGGGTAAAGGTGGAGCAAATAAACCATGCCTGGTAAAAATCGAATATAAAGGTCGACCCGAGAGTAAGGATAATATAGCTCTTGTAGGCAAAGGGGTTACTTTCGATTCTGGTGGAATGAATTTAAAACCCACTGGCCATATTGAGACAATGAAAACAGACATGGCAGGTGCTGCCACAGTTTTTGGAATTGTTAAAACGTTACACGACCTTGAGGAAAAAGTAAATGTTTACTGCTATCTCCCACTTGTGGAAAATATAATAAGCAATAATTCTTACAAACCTGGCGATATAATAAAATCCAAATCCGGTAAAACTGTTGAAATATTAAATACCGATGCAGAGGGAAGATTGATTTTGGCTGATGCCCTTTATGAAGCTACACAAACCGACCCTGATGTAATAATTGATATGGCTACCCTCACTGGTGCCTGTGTTGTAGCACTTGGCTCTTACTGTGCAGGATTATTTTCAAACAGACGTTTCCTAGCCAAAAACATTTTAGATCTCTCTTATGACCTAGCTGAAGACATATGGGAACTGCCTCTTTTTGAAGATTATGAAAAAAGGATAAAAGGGGATATATCAGACCTTATCAATATTGCAAAAAAAAGAGGCGAAGCTGGCTCTATCATAGCTGCTCTTTTCCTTCAGCAGTTTGTAGATAATTATCCATGGATACATCTGGACATTGCAGGACCTGCTTATATTGAAGATAAACATCATATATTTGGAAAAGGAGCCACAGGATTTGGATTAAGGCTTGTGTATCAATTTATAAAGAAATATTACACACAATAA
- the meaB gene encoding methylmalonyl Co-A mutase-associated GTPase MeaB translates to MLYQKVLNGDKRSLARLMRFVDDRIDGYEKEMKEILPKCGKAHFIGITGSPGAGKSTLTNEIIKHYRNLGKKVGVVAIDPTSPFSEGAILGDRIRMAEHSQDEGVFIRSVATRGHLGGLSSSAIEIAMILDAAGYDVIIIETVGVGQDEVEISTVSDTCIVVTVPGLGDDIQAIKAGILEIADIFVVNKADKDEAHRTARDLEMMLELSQKKDWTPPIVKTVATRGEGVAELVEKIESHRIKFNSKHSERLFFIAKQYLIEKIEKNIFSYEKIIAKLNLNGDPYSLVEEMFNSLTNGINIRD, encoded by the coding sequence ATGCTCTATCAAAAAGTATTAAACGGAGATAAGCGTAGTCTTGCAAGACTAATGAGATTTGTAGATGACAGAATCGACGGCTATGAAAAAGAGATGAAAGAGATTCTACCAAAATGTGGTAAAGCTCACTTCATTGGCATAACGGGCTCTCCAGGAGCTGGAAAATCCACTCTTACCAACGAAATTATCAAACACTATAGAAACCTTGGGAAAAAGGTTGGTGTAGTGGCCATTGACCCCACAAGCCCATTTTCCGAAGGAGCAATTTTAGGTGATAGAATACGAATGGCCGAACACTCACAGGATGAAGGTGTTTTCATAAGAAGTGTGGCCACTAGGGGGCATCTTGGTGGATTATCAAGTTCTGCTATAGAAATCGCTATGATTCTTGATGCTGCTGGTTATGATGTAATAATTATTGAAACAGTAGGTGTAGGCCAAGATGAAGTGGAGATTTCCACAGTCTCAGACACATGTATAGTTGTAACAGTCCCAGGACTAGGTGATGATATCCAGGCTATAAAAGCAGGTATTTTGGAAATTGCTGATATATTTGTAGTAAACAAAGCTGACAAAGATGAAGCTCACCGAACAGCAAGAGATTTGGAAATGATGTTGGAGCTATCGCAGAAGAAAGATTGGACCCCACCAATTGTTAAAACTGTGGCTACTAGAGGTGAAGGGGTTGCAGAGCTAGTTGAAAAAATAGAAAGTCACAGAATTAAATTTAATTCAAAACACTCCGAAAGACTTTTTTTTATTGCAAAACAATATCTAATAGAAAAAATTGAAAAAAATATCTTTTCTTATGAAAAAATTATAGCTAAACTAAACCTTAATGGGGACCCATACTCCCTGGTAGAAGAAATGTTTAACTCTTTAACTAATGGAATAAATATTAGGGATTAA
- a CDS encoding GntR family transcriptional regulator: protein MLDRETYKDKVKKFIYDMILKGEYSPGDQIKESTIAEILNISRAPVREALRELIVDRILEYIPHKGTFLRKLTPKEIINIYTTRGVLEGFAVAESMFKLTDEDIETLKNLTLTMFTSAKNNENEVLIEAGDKFHELLFSKCDNALLVHETKKLSFRSHILFSQNWTEIYTPDEIKKRHDLIIKSLLSENRKLVEEVIREHYFETGKKIALFII, encoded by the coding sequence ATGTTAGATAGAGAAACGTATAAAGATAAAGTTAAGAAATTTATTTACGATATGATCTTAAAAGGAGAGTACTCTCCTGGTGACCAAATCAAAGAAAGTACCATAGCAGAGATTTTAAATATCAGCAGAGCTCCCGTAAGGGAAGCATTGAGGGAACTGATAGTAGACAGAATCCTTGAATATATCCCTCACAAAGGAACTTTTCTTCGTAAATTAACACCAAAAGAGATTATAAATATTTACACTACACGAGGTGTCTTAGAAGGGTTTGCAGTTGCAGAATCTATGTTCAAGCTCACTGATGAAGATATTGAAACTTTGAAAAATCTTACACTCACCATGTTCACGTCTGCAAAAAATAATGAAAATGAAGTCTTAATCGAAGCCGGCGATAAATTTCATGAACTGCTTTTTTCAAAATGCGACAACGCACTCCTTGTTCATGAAACAAAAAAACTGAGCTTTCGTTCCCACATACTTTTTTCTCAAAACTGGACTGAAATATACACACCAGATGAGATCAAAAAGAGACATGATTTAATCATAAAATCCCTTTTAAGTGAAAACAGAAAGTTAGTGGAAGAGGTTATTAGGGAACATTATTTTGAAACAGGAAAAAAGATAGCACTCTTCATCATATAA
- a CDS encoding ATP-binding protein — MRLIKRTLTQKLMKALDLSPVVLLVGARQVGKTTLVRNLDRNYIVFDDVLQLNAAINDPIGYINSIKKPVTLDEIQKASFLLSSIKLFVDKHGVFGDFLLTGSANVLNLKNNQETLAGRMVELTLFPFSAKEKNRKPDENPILQLFDSNITEIEVNGTTDLLYKFILEGGYPLSFFKDSAEDRFIWFNSYISTYIERDIRTIGELRDLDNFIRFYNVLFPRSATLLNKSEIAKLTSLNMETVENYISLLEKVYQIALLRPYFANVSKRFVKTPKIYVTDSGIFCHIIGIRTKEDLLKSDYKGAVFETFVFSEIIKHISYSDRIIDLWFYRTHDKKEIDFILESYGQKIAIEVKAAQTVYTEDFKHIVDFQKHIDPGTIGIVLYIGDSVVPFGKNLYAVPINIFL; from the coding sequence ATGAGATTGATTAAAAGAACATTGACTCAAAAATTGATGAAAGCGCTGGATTTATCTCCCGTGGTTTTACTGGTTGGAGCAAGGCAGGTTGGCAAAACCACGCTTGTGAGGAATCTTGATAGAAATTACATTGTTTTTGATGATGTCTTGCAGCTTAATGCGGCTATTAATGACCCTATCGGTTATATCAACTCAATAAAAAAACCGGTTACTCTGGATGAAATTCAAAAAGCTTCCTTTTTACTCTCTTCTATCAAGCTGTTTGTTGATAAGCATGGTGTCTTCGGAGATTTTCTTTTAACAGGTTCTGCCAATGTATTGAATTTAAAAAATAATCAGGAAACTTTAGCTGGAAGAATGGTAGAATTAACTTTATTTCCTTTTAGTGCAAAAGAAAAAAATCGCAAACCTGATGAAAATCCTATTTTACAACTATTTGATAGCAATATCACAGAGATTGAAGTTAATGGTACGACAGATTTGTTGTATAAATTTATTTTAGAAGGAGGTTATCCCTTATCTTTTTTCAAAGATTCTGCAGAGGATCGGTTTATCTGGTTTAATTCTTATATAAGCACCTATATTGAGAGAGATATAAGAACAATTGGAGAATTAAGAGATTTAGACAATTTTATTAGATTTTACAATGTGTTATTCCCTCGCAGTGCTACTTTGCTGAATAAATCGGAAATTGCCAAGTTAACCAGCTTGAATATGGAAACCGTGGAAAATTATATTTCCTTACTTGAGAAAGTTTATCAGATTGCTTTATTGAGGCCGTATTTTGCAAATGTAAGTAAGAGGTTTGTAAAAACACCTAAAATATATGTAACCGATTCCGGAATTTTTTGTCATATTATTGGCATCAGGACAAAAGAGGATCTTTTAAAATCGGATTACAAAGGAGCCGTTTTTGAAACATTTGTTTTTTCCGAGATAATAAAACATATATCTTATTCTGATAGAATAATTGACCTTTGGTTTTACAGGACTCATGATAAAAAGGAAATTGATTTTATTCTTGAATCTTACGGTCAAAAGATTGCCATAGAGGTGAAGGCTGCACAAACAGTTTACACTGAGGATTTTAAACATATCGTAGATTTTCAAAAACATATAGATCCTGGTACTATCGGAATTGTTTTGTATATAGGGGATTCGGTAGTTCCCTTCGGGAAAAACCTTTATGCAGTTCCTATTAATATTTTTCTATAA
- a CDS encoding enoyl-CoA hydratase/isomerase family protein → MIKLDIDGEVAYLTLTPEEKFNILNTDTLKNLIENIKKLFDAPAKILRIFGEGGSFAVGANIKTMLSYSGYDAKGFSILGNRLFNLMQELPQVVIAEIDGFCMGGGMDFAAASDFRFATKKSKFAHPGSKLGIITGFGGTQRIPRVMRHSHYQQLFLLGDMFYADFLKDGGFLLEIFETKGEMRDYVTQFCEKIINKNRLHLYYLKQMINRMR, encoded by the coding sequence ATGATAAAATTAGATATTGACGGCGAAGTAGCTTATTTAACACTAACTCCTGAAGAGAAATTTAATATATTAAATACTGATACTTTAAAAAATTTAATAGAAAATATTAAGAAACTTTTTGATGCACCTGCAAAAATTTTAAGAATATTTGGAGAAGGTGGCTCCTTTGCTGTAGGTGCAAATATTAAAACCATGCTCTCCTATTCAGGTTATGATGCAAAAGGGTTTTCGATACTTGGCAACAGACTATTCAACCTTATGCAGGAACTACCACAGGTAGTAATAGCAGAAATCGATGGTTTCTGTATGGGTGGTGGAATGGACTTTGCTGCAGCATCTGACTTTAGATTTGCCACAAAAAAAAGTAAATTTGCACATCCCGGTTCAAAGCTTGGTATAATCACAGGCTTTGGCGGCACCCAAAGAATACCTAGAGTAATGAGACATAGTCACTACCAGCAACTGTTTTTACTTGGTGACATGTTTTACGCAGATTTTTTGAAAGATGGTGGCTTTCTATTGGAAATATTCGAAACCAAAGGAGAAATGAGAGATTATGTAACTCAATTTTGTGAAAAAATAATTAATAAAAATAGATTACACCTTTATTATTTAAAACAAATGATTAACAGAATGAGGTAA
- a CDS encoding selenium metabolism-associated LysR family transcriptional regulator, which yields MDFKQIEAFVFVAKYKSFSRAAEKLLLSQPTVSTHINSLEEELGVKLFERLSKEVLLTEAGEIFYPYAVDMLDLRERAYEAIKEFLHEISGHIRIGSSTILSEFILPTAIKQFKEKHPKTYFTIDVGNSQTIVQRVFDGILDFALVSRKIPKKGLEYTPYLKDNIILAVHKEHPFYTRDSIFLEEILNENFIIRELGSGTRAAVEHALKRKGYDFDSLNVVATVSTTHAVLHSVKRKLGIGFMSEYALKNEICSDEVIGVPIVDLVVEKDIYLVHSKKKTLRNSVKQFLEILKHLKK from the coding sequence ATGGATTTCAAACAGATAGAAGCATTTGTATTTGTTGCAAAATATAAAAGCTTTTCAAGAGCGGCAGAAAAATTACTACTTAGCCAGCCTACAGTATCCACACACATCAACTCCCTAGAAGAAGAGTTGGGTGTCAAACTATTCGAAAGATTATCAAAAGAAGTTTTGCTCACTGAAGCTGGTGAAATATTTTACCCCTACGCCGTGGATATGCTTGACTTGAGGGAAAGAGCCTACGAAGCAATCAAAGAATTCTTACATGAAATCAGTGGACATATTAGAATAGGTTCTAGTACAATCCTTTCAGAATTTATCCTTCCTACAGCCATAAAGCAGTTTAAAGAAAAACATCCAAAAACTTATTTTACTATCGATGTTGGCAATTCCCAAACTATTGTTCAAAGAGTTTTTGATGGAATACTAGATTTTGCTCTTGTTTCAAGAAAAATTCCAAAAAAAGGGCTAGAATACACCCCATATTTGAAAGACAATATCATTCTTGCTGTTCATAAAGAACATCCTTTTTACACCAGAGACAGCATCTTCCTAGAGGAAATTTTAAATGAGAATTTTATTATAAGAGAACTTGGTTCTGGTACAAGAGCAGCAGTGGAACACGCTTTGAAAAGAAAGGGTTACGATTTCGATTCCTTAAATGTGGTTGCAACAGTAAGCACAACCCATGCTGTATTACATAGTGTAAAAAGGAAACTTGGGATCGGCTTTATGAGCGAATACGCTTTAAAAAATGAAATATGCAGCGATGAGGTTATTGGTGTACCTATTGTAGATCTTGTAGTTGAAAAAGATATCTACCTTGTTCACAGTAAAAAGAAAACCCTTAGAAACTCTGTAAAGCAATTTCTTGAAATTTTAAAACACCTCAAGAAATAA